A stretch of the Fusobacterium varium genome encodes the following:
- a CDS encoding putative transposase: MQKPTNNNIFFQLNQPKLFNFLQYEISDNDPVRKLSSILEGLDFSSLMQVFSYKTKVHPIRMFSIIVYAYSRNLTSTRDIEMACHENIKFRFLLQDSKIPDHSTISRFLVKTEDILPDLFEQFVEKIFEMENISTETIYIDGTKIEAYANKYTFVWKKSIEKYRTRLDEKILELISNFNDDFNLQYDNFLEIYSYLSNLNFQIVKGRGKRKSKEQKYLELCAEYLEKYQKYSNHFKNLNGRNSYSKTDIDATFMRMKDDHMRNGQLKPGYNLQIGVISEYISSYEIFSNPSDSKTLIPFLEKISSQNLEIKNIVADAGYESISNYEYLEKMDYTSYIKPIYFEKSKIRKFKNDLNRVENLIYNNSENKLFRKDGLELEFLYSNKNNTVQYFWNPETNKKIKYNARFRILSNKSKENVSSNYGKQLRMNRSIQVEGAFAVLKEDMKLRKLKVRSKKSVLREICLFCIAYNFNRYLSRNINNRLGTTLHSLKVA; the protein is encoded by the coding sequence ATGCAAAAACCAACTAATAATAACATTTTTTTTCAATTAAATCAACCTAAACTTTTTAACTTTTTACAATATGAAATTTCTGATAATGATCCTGTAAGAAAACTTAGCTCAATATTGGAGGGATTAGATTTTAGTAGTTTAATGCAAGTATTTTCTTACAAAACAAAGGTACATCCTATCAGAATGTTTTCTATCATTGTTTATGCCTATTCGCGCAATTTAACTTCTACTAGAGATATAGAAATGGCTTGCCATGAAAATATTAAATTTAGGTTTCTTTTACAAGATTCTAAAATTCCTGATCACTCTACTATTTCTAGATTCTTAGTAAAAACTGAAGATATTCTTCCAGATCTATTTGAACAATTCGTTGAAAAAATTTTTGAAATGGAAAATATTTCCACTGAAACAATATATATTGATGGCACTAAAATTGAAGCATATGCTAATAAATATACATTTGTTTGGAAAAAATCTATTGAGAAATATAGAACTAGATTAGATGAAAAAATTCTTGAATTAATTTCAAATTTTAATGATGATTTCAACTTACAATATGACAACTTCCTTGAAATATATTCATATCTTTCTAATTTGAATTTTCAAATAGTCAAAGGTAGAGGAAAGAGAAAATCTAAAGAGCAAAAGTATTTAGAATTATGCGCAGAATACTTAGAAAAGTATCAAAAATATTCTAATCATTTTAAAAATCTTAATGGTAGAAATAGCTATTCAAAAACTGATATAGATGCTACTTTTATGAGAATGAAAGATGACCATATGAGAAATGGTCAATTAAAACCTGGATATAATCTACAAATAGGAGTGATTAGTGAATATATTTCTTCATATGAAATTTTTTCTAACCCTTCTGATTCTAAAACTTTGATTCCATTTTTAGAGAAAATTTCATCTCAAAATTTAGAAATTAAAAATATTGTAGCTGATGCAGGATATGAAAGTATTTCAAATTATGAATATTTGGAAAAAATGGACTATACTTCATACATAAAACCAATATATTTTGAAAAATCTAAAATCAGAAAGTTTAAAAATGATTTAAACAGAGTAGAAAATTTAATATATAATAATTCTGAAAATAAGCTATTTAGAAAAGATGGATTAGAATTAGAATTTCTATACTCTAACAAAAATAATACAGTTCAATATTTTTGGAATCCTGAAACTAACAAAAAAATTAAGTACAATGCAAGATTTAGAATTTTATCAAATAAATCAAAAGAGAATGTATCAAGCAATTATGGAAAACAATTAAGAATGAACAGAAGTATTCAAGTAGAAGGTGCTTTTGCAGTTTTGAAAGAAGATATGAAATTGCGAAAATTAAAAGTTCGAAGTAAAAAAAGTGTTTTAAGAGAAATATGTTTGTTTTGTATCGCTTACAACTTCAACAGATATCTAAGCAGAAATATAAATAATCGCTTAGGAACAACACTTCACTCATTAAAAGTAGCTTAG
- a CDS encoding putative enamine/imine deaminase gives MKKIIHTEKAPAALGPYSQAIEVNGTLYVSGQIPFVPETMTLVSDCVKAQTKQSLENIKAILEAAGYTFKDVVRAGVFIKDMNDFAAVNEVYAEYLGDVKPARACVEVARLPKDVKVEIEVIAVK, from the coding sequence ATGAAAAAAATAATTCACACTGAAAAAGCACCTGCTGCTTTAGGACCATATTCACAAGCTATAGAAGTTAATGGAACTCTTTATGTTTCTGGACAAATTCCATTTGTTCCTGAAACAATGACTCTAGTTTCTGACTGTGTAAAAGCTCAGACTAAACAATCTCTAGAAAATATTAAAGCTATACTTGAAGCTGCCGGATATACTTTTAAAGATGTAGTAAGAGCTGGAGTATTCATTAAAGATATGAATGATTTTGCAGCTGTAAATGAAGTTTATGCTGAATATCTTGGAGATGTAAAACCTGCAAGAGCATGTGTTGAAGTAGCTAGACTTCCAAAAGATGTAAAAGTTGAAATAGAAGTTATTGCTGTAAAATAG
- a CDS encoding putative D-aminoacylase, with amino-acid sequence MYDLVILNGKVFDGNDGVSKKLNIGITDDKIAVITELPVTGKKIIDASNKYVSPGFIDVHGHSDLVPLLGANYNSKLYQGVTTEINGNCGIGPVPSSPKTAELTKKYMNDNLSISDKKFDFENINSLNKLKKLMKSHPFNINQGYLIGGGSIRIAVMGFDNREASQEEIEKMQLLLEDELKAGAYGISFGLIYPPGSFTYTKEIIEMLKVIKKYDKVAVFHMRNEGEKVLESVEEMIFIAKESGAKVEISHFKIMYKPLWDTSEKLIKMIEEAREKGVKISFDQYPYVASATSLFVLIPSDLFAVGLKAMIEKLDINDKALLDQIKDKIEKRGGADRVVIASVIEKFKESEGKNLLEISKIWNISPEQCVVKFIKESTGKVNAIYFSMSESDVENIMKQKYGIIASDGYSYPLETPEGFGFPHPRNFGTFPKFLETVREKNLLSIEEALRKITSIPAKVFNIKDRGVLKEGAFADITIFDFEKIKDNSTFINPFRKPSGIDYVIVNGKVTVENGIYNHITNGKII; translated from the coding sequence ATGTATGATTTAGTAATTTTAAATGGAAAAGTTTTTGATGGAAATGATGGCGTCAGCAAAAAATTAAATATTGGTATTACCGATGATAAAATTGCTGTTATAACAGAATTACCTGTGACAGGTAAAAAAATTATTGATGCTTCTAATAAATATGTATCTCCTGGCTTTATTGATGTCCATGGACATTCTGACCTTGTTCCTTTACTGGGAGCGAATTACAACAGTAAACTTTACCAAGGTGTTACCACTGAAATAAATGGCAATTGCGGTATTGGTCCTGTTCCCTCATCTCCCAAAACAGCAGAACTTACAAAAAAATATATGAATGATAACCTCTCCATATCAGATAAAAAATTTGATTTTGAAAATATTAATTCTCTTAATAAATTAAAAAAATTAATGAAATCACATCCTTTTAATATAAATCAAGGTTATCTTATTGGTGGTGGCAGTATTAGAATAGCTGTTATGGGATTTGACAACAGAGAAGCTTCTCAAGAAGAAATAGAAAAAATGCAGCTTCTTTTAGAAGATGAATTAAAAGCTGGAGCATATGGAATTTCCTTTGGTCTTATTTATCCTCCTGGTTCCTTTACTTATACTAAAGAAATAATAGAAATGTTAAAAGTTATAAAAAAATATGATAAAGTAGCTGTTTTTCATATGAGAAATGAAGGAGAGAAAGTTTTAGAATCAGTTGAAGAAATGATTTTTATAGCTAAGGAAAGTGGTGCAAAAGTTGAAATATCTCATTTTAAAATAATGTACAAACCTCTATGGGATACATCTGAAAAGTTAATAAAAATGATTGAAGAAGCAAGGGAGAAAGGAGTTAAAATATCTTTTGACCAATATCCTTATGTAGCTTCTGCCACAAGTCTTTTTGTACTTATTCCTTCAGATTTATTTGCTGTCGGGTTAAAAGCTATGATAGAAAAATTAGATATCAATGATAAAGCTCTTCTTGACCAAATTAAAGATAAAATTGAGAAAAGAGGTGGGGCTGACAGAGTTGTTATCGCATCTGTCATAGAAAAATTTAAAGAAAGTGAAGGAAAAAATCTTTTAGAAATCAGTAAAATATGGAATATTTCTCCTGAACAATGCGTTGTCAAATTTATAAAAGAATCTACTGGAAAAGTTAATGCTATTTATTTTTCAATGAGTGAATCAGATGTGGAAAATATAATGAAACAAAAATATGGAATAATCGCCAGTGATGGATATTCTTATCCATTAGAAACTCCTGAAGGATTTGGATTTCCTCATCCTAGAAATTTTGGCACTTTTCCGAAATTTTTAGAGACAGTAAGAGAGAAAAATCTTCTTTCTATTGAAGAAGCTCTTAGAAAAATAACATCTATTCCAGCTAAAGTATTTAATATAAAAGATAGAGGAGTTCTAAAAGAAGGAGCTTTTGCTGACATAACTATATTTGACTTTGAAAAAATAAAAGATAATTCTACTTTTATCAACCCTTTCAGAAAACCTTCTGGAATTGACTATGTAATAGTCAATGGAAAAGTAACTGTAGAAAATGGAATATATAATCATATAACTAATGGAAAAATAATATAA
- a CDS encoding dihydropyrimidinase, whose protein sequence is MLLIKNGNVLTGNKIEKLDILIENEKIKKIDKNISENICDNVLNAQGKYIIPGGIDVHTHFNIDVGIISADDFYTGTAAAAFGGTTCIVDHPGFGPKGCNLEYQINKYIKDAENSNIDYSFHGVVQEVYEDIFSQMESLKKMGINSVKIYMTYAYKMTDDDVLKMFKYAKKLNMIVCVHSEDDKGIEFLRGKFTEESKLAPIYHAESRPDFIEGCSVYKLLSYAQITGFEKLYLVHISSKESMKIIEDFRKKGVKFFVESCPQYIFLTEEKYLEKNALDFILSPPLRKKEDTEYIKDSLINKKIDVIATDHCSFTLEDKSKGKNDFKLCPNGIPGVEERIPLLFNEVINNRLSVEIFLKTVCENPAKIFGLFPKKGILTECSDADIVILEKKDSKIENVHTAAKYSCYNNFPLSAVVDTVILRGNIIIKNNELIKKSLGKFIKRI, encoded by the coding sequence ATGCTTTTGATAAAAAATGGAAATGTTCTCACAGGAAATAAAATTGAAAAACTTGATATTTTAATAGAGAATGAAAAAATAAAAAAAATAGATAAAAATATTTCTGAAAATATTTGTGACAATGTATTAAATGCTCAAGGAAAATATATTATTCCTGGAGGCATTGATGTGCATACTCACTTTAATATTGATGTGGGAATAATTTCAGCTGATGATTTTTACACTGGAACTGCTGCTGCTGCTTTTGGAGGTACTACCTGTATAGTAGATCATCCTGGTTTTGGTCCTAAGGGATGTAATTTAGAATACCAGATAAATAAATATATAAAAGATGCTGAAAATTCAAATATAGATTATTCTTTTCATGGCGTCGTACAGGAAGTCTATGAAGATATATTTTCACAAATGGAAAGCTTAAAAAAAATGGGAATAAATAGTGTCAAAATATATATGACATATGCCTATAAAATGACTGATGATGATGTTTTAAAAATGTTTAAATATGCAAAAAAATTAAATATGATTGTGTGTGTTCATTCTGAAGATGACAAAGGAATTGAATTTCTAAGAGGAAAATTTACTGAAGAAAGTAAACTTGCTCCAATATATCATGCTGAATCAAGACCTGATTTTATTGAGGGATGTTCTGTATATAAGCTTCTTTCATATGCTCAAATAACTGGTTTTGAAAAATTATATCTGGTACATATATCTTCTAAAGAATCTATGAAAATAATTGAAGACTTTAGAAAAAAAGGAGTAAAGTTTTTTGTTGAATCTTGTCCTCAATATATTTTTCTTACTGAAGAAAAATATCTGGAAAAAAATGCTCTTGATTTCATTCTCAGTCCCCCTTTGAGAAAAAAAGAGGATACAGAATATATAAAAGATTCTTTAATTAATAAAAAAATAGATGTTATTGCAACTGACCACTGTTCTTTTACTTTAGAAGATAAATCAAAAGGAAAAAATGATTTCAAACTTTGTCCTAATGGTATTCCTGGTGTAGAAGAAAGAATTCCTTTACTTTTTAATGAAGTTATCAATAACAGACTATCAGTAGAAATATTTCTTAAAACAGTTTGTGAAAATCCTGCAAAAATATTTGGATTATTTCCTAAAAAAGGTATATTGACAGAATGCAGTGATGCTGATATAGTAATACTTGAAAAGAAAGATTCAAAGATAGAAAATGTGCACACTGCTGCCAAATATAGCTGTTATAACAACTTTCCTCTTTCAGCAGTAGTAGATACTGTCATATTAAGAGGTAATATAATAATTAAAAACAATGAACTTATAAAAAAATCATTAGGTAAATTTATAAAAAGAATATAA
- a CDS encoding putative tyrosine phosphatase yields the protein MKINILKKAYRVNRIFLIITLFFSLFILSNCSSQEINEIEKSKQWAIPVEVKGLDNFHKVSETLFRSAQPTREGMKKAEELGIGTVISLRSKQKDIELAENTDLKLIHVSMRAWNPRYEDAVKVMQLLNPDNLSANEKPILIHCYHGADRTGMMVALYRMVYQNWEREEALSEMLNGGYGYHSMWKDIVAFIKEVDVEQLKKDSQINK from the coding sequence ATGAAAATTAATATCTTAAAAAAAGCTTATAGAGTAAACAGAATTTTTTTGATTATTACATTATTTTTTAGTCTATTTATTTTGAGCAATTGTTCATCTCAGGAAATAAATGAAATAGAAAAGTCTAAACAGTGGGCAATTCCAGTAGAAGTAAAAGGACTTGATAATTTTCATAAAGTTTCAGAAACCCTTTTTCGTTCAGCTCAGCCTACAAGAGAAGGTATGAAAAAAGCAGAAGAATTAGGAATTGGAACAGTAATATCTTTGCGCTCTAAACAGAAAGATATAGAATTGGCTGAAAATACTGATTTAAAACTTATACATGTAAGTATGAGAGCATGGAATCCTAGATATGAAGATGCAGTAAAAGTTATGCAGCTTTTAAATCCGGATAATTTATCTGCAAATGAGAAGCCAATATTAATTCATTGTTATCATGGTGCAGATCGAACAGGAATGATGGTTGCTTTGTATCGAATGGTATATCAAAATTGGGAAAGAGAAGAAGCTTTATCTGAAATGTTAAATGGCGGATATGGATATCACTCAATGTGGAAAGATATAGTTGCTTTTATAAAAGAGGTAGATGTAGAACAATTAAAAAAAGACAGTCAGATAAATAAATAA
- a CDS encoding putative transcriptional regulator gives MKIDRLLSIIMVLLEHNKISASKLAEMFEVTSRTIYRDIETIQAAGVPIVTYTGINGGIGILEKYKMDKKFFTKEDITTIMTGLGSISSAVPNAELTKVLTKLQSLIPEEHKQEIKLKSGQIIIDLTTWSGNKKLQGNLSKIKEALNKRNYLIFKYLDGNGKNTERKVEPYQLLWKEEKWYINSYCTLRNDFRLFKLARISYLKVLDEEFSPRKFDIETLRMNWIEKRIINIKLLADISIKEKILERCEEENITYCGKNKMIVDFPFVDDDFGYELLLSFGNKCECLEPVEVREKMIEMIKNMIKIYN, from the coding sequence TTGAAAATTGATAGACTTCTTTCTATTATTATGGTTCTTCTTGAACATAATAAAATAAGTGCATCTAAATTAGCTGAAATGTTTGAAGTAACATCGAGAACTATATATCGAGATATAGAAACAATACAGGCAGCTGGAGTGCCAATTGTTACCTATACTGGAATTAATGGTGGAATTGGTATTTTGGAAAAATATAAAATGGATAAAAAATTTTTTACTAAAGAGGATATAACTACTATTATGACAGGGTTAGGAAGTATATCTTCAGCAGTACCTAATGCTGAATTGACAAAAGTGCTGACAAAACTTCAAAGTCTTATTCCAGAAGAACATAAACAGGAAATAAAATTAAAATCAGGACAGATAATAATAGATTTGACCACATGGAGCGGAAATAAAAAACTTCAAGGGAACCTTTCTAAAATAAAAGAAGCTTTGAATAAAAGAAACTATCTTATCTTTAAATATTTAGATGGTAATGGAAAAAACACAGAAAGAAAAGTAGAACCTTATCAACTTCTATGGAAAGAAGAAAAATGGTATATAAATAGTTATTGTACCTTGAGAAATGATTTTCGCCTTTTTAAATTAGCAAGAATTTCTTATTTAAAAGTTCTTGATGAGGAATTTTCTCCAAGGAAATTTGATATAGAAACTTTAAGGATGAACTGGATAGAAAAAAGAATTATAAATATAAAACTTCTTGCAGATATTTCAATTAAGGAAAAAATATTAGAGAGGTGTGAAGAAGAAAATATAACATATTGTGGAAAAAATAAAATGATTGTTGATTTTCCATTTGTAGATGATGATTTTGGATATGAATTACTTCTTAGTTTTGGAAATAAGTGTGAATGTTTAGAACCAGTAGAAGTAAGAGAAAAAATGATAGAGATGATAAAAAATATGATAAAAATATATAATTAA
- a CDS encoding putative peptidase, whose protein sequence is MLTNERKEQIVKVLQNLIQRRSYSGEEKEVAEYIKKLCLEVGYDTVHIDKYGNVIGSVKGKYEGPKVLMDGHIDTVPVDEEKWTKKPFAGNIEDGKLYGRGTTDMKGAVCAMLLAGAYLAQDLKKEFAGEIFIAGVVHEECFEGVAAREISKYVKPDYVIIGEASQLNLKIGQRGRGEIVVETFGKPAHSANPEKGINAVYKMMKIIENIQKLPMTHHDTLGYGILELTDVKSSPYPGASVVPDYCRATYDRRLLVGETPESVLAPIQKLLDEMMKEDDTLKAKVSYAKGVEKCWTGATIEGERFFPGWLFEEKDEYVQKALKALKEIGQTPAITHYNFCTNGSHYAGEAGIKTIGYGPSRENLAHTIDEYIELDSLYNVTEGYYAILKAYLTK, encoded by the coding sequence TAATGAAAGAAAAGAACAGATAGTAAAAGTACTTCAAAACCTTATTCAAAGAAGAAGTTATTCAGGAGAAGAAAAAGAGGTAGCAGAATATATTAAAAAATTATGTCTTGAAGTAGGATATGACACTGTACATATAGATAAATATGGAAATGTTATTGGTTCTGTAAAGGGAAAATATGAAGGACCAAAAGTACTTATGGATGGTCATATAGATACTGTTCCAGTAGATGAGGAAAAATGGACTAAGAAACCTTTTGCTGGTAATATAGAAGATGGAAAACTTTATGGAAGAGGAACTACTGATATGAAGGGAGCTGTGTGCGCAATGCTTTTAGCAGGAGCATACTTAGCTCAAGACCTTAAAAAAGAATTCGCTGGAGAAATATTCATTGCTGGTGTAGTTCATGAAGAATGTTTTGAAGGAGTTGCAGCAAGAGAAATAAGTAAATATGTAAAACCTGATTATGTAATAATAGGAGAAGCTTCTCAGCTTAATCTTAAAATAGGACAAAGAGGAAGAGGAGAAATAGTAGTAGAAACTTTTGGTAAACCAGCTCACTCAGCTAACCCAGAAAAAGGAATAAATGCAGTATATAAAATGATGAAGATAATTGAAAATATTCAAAAACTTCCAATGACTCATCATGATACACTAGGATATGGAATACTTGAATTAACAGATGTAAAATCATCTCCATATCCAGGAGCATCAGTAGTACCTGACTACTGCAGAGCTACTTATGACAGAAGACTTTTAGTAGGAGAAACTCCTGAAAGTGTACTTGCACCTATTCAAAAACTGCTGGATGAAATGATGAAAGAAGATGACACTCTGAAAGCAAAAGTATCATATGCAAAAGGAGTAGAAAAATGCTGGACAGGAGCAACAATAGAAGGGGAAAGATTCTTCCCGGGATGGCTGTTTGAAGAAAAAGATGAATATGTACAAAAAGCATTGAAAGCTTTAAAAGAAATAGGACAGACACCAGCAATAACCCATTACAACTTCTGTACAAATGGGTCACACTATGCAGGAGAAGCAGGAATAAAAACAATAGGATATGGACCATCAAGAGAAAATCTGGCACATACAATAGATGAATATATAGAACTGGATAGTTTGTATAATGTAACTGAAGGATATTATGCAATTTTAAAAGCTTATTTAACAAAATAG
- a CDS encoding putative transporter, translating to MGSWSLINSPSLLGLIPLILYLILVFKGYKATTAVAVGLTTGCILTGQSISSISSMLAKATGSFLGIIGLIIMLGSGLGYVMTKSGVAKTIVYWIVNRIGVNNEKKGIIVTMICSLVIVALLGTLAGGNAIIAPIIIPVVAAVGITPSTVGIIFQAMGETGLIWGPFTPPVIGLMAITGLSYGKMMIWAAIPYGVIWIIITYFVAQRIQKSTKAKGEKYENVEIAEEFTPTASQKRTTVIFLVSFLLFIIYGIITKQGTNYVIVFIILLALILGVSSKMKLDTIIGEMAQGMGKMTEMYLLFILLEPFINLIVISGGFEALSKFLLNIFPNPNSLTVMMMGSLVGGFGVDGAVVAQLKITNDLFIDLVNKIGLPMEMWAIALIAASRITTNVYPTANMVGQMGIARSKNIKAMLISGWCVSMAILVYIFLWSFIGQKIFF from the coding sequence ATGGGAAGCTGGTCACTTATTAATTCACCATCACTTTTGGGGTTGATACCTCTTATTCTTTATCTGATTCTTGTTTTTAAAGGTTATAAAGCAACTACTGCTGTTGCTGTTGGATTAACTACTGGTTGTATTCTTACAGGGCAATCAATTTCCAGTATTTCCAGTATGCTTGCTAAGGCAACGGGTTCTTTTTTAGGTATAATTGGACTTATAATTATGCTAGGCAGCGGACTTGGCTATGTAATGACAAAAAGCGGTGTTGCAAAGACTATAGTTTATTGGATAGTAAACAGAATAGGAGTAAATAATGAAAAAAAAGGTATTATTGTTACAATGATTTGCTCACTTGTTATAGTTGCCTTATTAGGTACTTTAGCAGGAGGAAATGCTATAATTGCTCCTATTATAATTCCAGTAGTTGCTGCCGTTGGAATTACTCCAAGTACTGTGGGTATTATATTTCAGGCAATGGGAGAAACAGGATTGATATGGGGGCCATTTACTCCACCTGTTATAGGTCTAATGGCTATTACAGGACTGTCTTATGGAAAAATGATGATTTGGGCTGCTATTCCATATGGAGTTATATGGATAATAATCACATACTTTGTTGCTCAGAGAATACAAAAAAGTACTAAAGCAAAAGGAGAAAAATATGAGAATGTTGAGATAGCAGAAGAATTTACTCCTACAGCCTCTCAAAAAAGAACTACTGTTATTTTTCTTGTAAGTTTTCTTTTATTTATAATATATGGAATAATTACAAAACAGGGAACTAACTATGTTATAGTATTTATAATTCTTTTAGCACTTATTTTAGGCGTTTCTTCAAAAATGAAGTTGGATACAATAATAGGAGAAATGGCACAAGGTATGGGAAAAATGACAGAAATGTATTTGCTGTTTATACTTCTTGAACCTTTCATTAATTTAATTGTTATAAGTGGAGGATTTGAAGCTCTCTCTAAATTTTTATTGAATATCTTCCCTAATCCAAATTCCTTAACTGTTATGATGATGGGTAGTTTGGTAGGAGGATTTGGAGTAGATGGTGCTGTAGTCGCTCAACTCAAAATTACAAATGATTTATTTATAGACCTTGTGAATAAAATAGGTCTGCCAATGGAAATGTGGGCTATTGCACTTATTGCTGCTTCAAGAATAACTACAAATGTCTATCCAACAGCCAATATGGTTGGACAGATGGGAATAGCTCGTTCAAAAAATATTAAAGCTATGCTTATATCTGGATGGTGTGTATCTATGGCTATTCTTGTTTATATTTTCCTTTGGTCTTTTATAGGACAAAAGATTTTTTTCTGA